The Quercus robur chromosome 3, dhQueRobu3.1, whole genome shotgun sequence DNA segment ATCTGATccccaataaaataaacaattattagttTCATTTTAGGACAAAGATCACCTTAACTGGTTTGGAGGAAAAATTCCTCACACCCCCTACATCGTGACTAATAAAACCATCCACGTTTACTTTTGGTAACATAGCTTATTTAATGAGTCATATATCATGTTTAAATAATAGGAACAAGTTTACTTCCAAACCAGTTTGGAGGAAAATTCTTCCAACCCACCATGAGGTAATTGATAAAACCATTCATGTGTACTTTTAATCACATGACCTatttaatgagtcatgtgatttgtttaaataatacatatgaATGATTTTATGAGTCATCAAGTAATAGCTTTGAAGAGATTCCTCCAACCTGATTTagaagaaaactttgttctaaATAATACAAGTGGATTGATTTTATGAGTTGTCATGTAATAAATTAGAAAAGATTATTCTAAAGTGCCTTTGGCTCAGACACAACAGAGTGATATTTAGAGAGTCATCAACCCAAAAATCCTTAAAGGTGGAAACTTTAGCAAAAGCTTCTGAATTTGCTTTCCTCGGCTTGAACAAAAAGCTCCAACGCTCTCTATCTGTCATCTAGGTGCAGTGGCAtatcctccccccccccccccccccccaaacgaTTGGTTCAAATTGAATTCAAATGGTCATCTTTGGGTAATCTTGGTAGGGCTGGTGGAGGAGGTATCATCCGTAACATACCTCTAGCATGGCGGCAGAATTATGGGCACTCCGGGATGGGATTGACCTTTACATTGCACTAAATTTGACTGATGTCATAATTGAATTAGATGCCAAGCTTGTGGTGAATTTGGTACAGAAAGGTAGTGATAGACCTTCGGGTAATGATGTGATCATTGTAGACTGTATAGAAGGTTTGCAAAAGATTCCGAGGACCAGAATACAATATTGTTACAGAGAGGCAAACAAGTGTGTCGACGCCCTTGCTAGAAGAGGCGCCTTGCTACCTTAAGATCTTGTTATTTTTCATTCCCCCCTACTGATGTATCTCTTTTGATTAACCTTGATGCTACTGGGACTGTGTATGAGCGTAGACGCTCttctcttgtttttttgttagttaATGATATTATCctgcttaccaaaaaaaaaaaaaaaagattattctAAAGTGATTTGAAAGAAAACTTTATCCTTcaaactctttctttttctttttctttttttggttgctatTCATTTTATTCTAACTCTTGAAACAATAAAGGAATTTCCATAATGTTCTTTATCCATGAACAAACAATTACTATTTTCAAACGTAGCAAAAACTAATTAATGACCTAAACAAGAAAACATATAAAAGCAAGAAACACAACGTATCAAAAATACAAATGTTTGacaaaagcaaccaaaaaaaattttgaatcaacaaatttaaatgggAAAGGGAAAAGATAGTACCTGAAACACGATCAGAGAGAGCAGCAATCGATTCTCCATCCGGGAACCGATAAAAGAACCGCCCATATTCTTCCTTCTTAATTTTAagctccttcatctttttctcatCTTGAAAGTTCCCAAAAGCTTGTTCCCTAAGTCTACAATCCTCATCTACACCAATTATTTCCTTCCTTGAGAATGACAGTCCAATCTCTCGTAACGTCGATAGGGCACGTTGATAGGGTGATACATAGAAATAGACCTTCCAATTAGATGTGGTGTTGTTGCAGGAGATCACATCCCTGATTTGGACCCCAGCACCCCAGGCTTGGACCAGGCCTTTTTCAGTTAAAGGGATTTCGTTATCTGGGATGGTGGTGTAGGTTTTTGCATCCATATTGCCTTGGGACTCACCATGGCGCAACAAGATTATTCTCTTTGGTAAGATAGGAGGATTGTTGTGTGCCTGCatttttttctcctttgaaCTCTCTCTTACTATCAAAACGTTTGTAGCTATAAGCTACATCAAAATTTATGTAAATAGGCTATAGCATTTGGTGTTTGAGGACTCTCTATGTGAAGCTAGTGTAATTGGCAATGAGTTTTTTATTACCTCCAATTTATAG contains these protein-coding regions:
- the LOC126717161 gene encoding phosphoglycerate mutase-like protein AT74 isoform X2, translating into MQAHNNPPILPKRIILLRHGESQGNMDAKTYTTIPDNEIPLTEKGLVQAWGAGVQIRDVISCNNTTSNWKVYFYVSPYQRALSTLREIGLSFSRKEIIGVDEDCRLREQAFGNFQDEKKMKELKIKKEEYGRFFYRFPDGESIAALSDRVSG
- the LOC126717161 gene encoding phosphoglycerate mutase-like protein AT74 isoform X1, with translation MQAHNNPPILPKRIILLRHGESQGNMDAKTYTTIPDNEIPLTEKGLVQAWGAGVQIRDVISCNNTTSNWKVYFYVSPYQRALSTLREIGLSFSRKEIIGVDEDCRLREQAFGNFQDEKKMKELKIKKEEYGRFFYRFPDGESIAALSDRVSDGAFGCNKIGLLKVTPWSQVTTSSEI